In Rhizobium oryzihabitans, one DNA window encodes the following:
- a CDS encoding ABC transporter substrate-binding protein produces the protein MRHFLATAALGALLIGAVPLSVFAETPKDQLIVATTMSNILTLDPAAITGRETVQVLNNIYDTLVVLSPEDRSVQPRLAERWEIAEDRKSIRFHLRADAKFASGNAVTAKDVAWSLKRLLARNLAQSSFLKTRGFKLEEADKLFVAENDQTFVLNIPKPDDPNLLLMILAQNGPGSIIDSQTALANEKDGDLGGAWLTLNSAGSGPFKLTQWKSNEYIILTRNDDYWGEKAKMKRVLMRHLPESQSQRLMLEKGDIDVAYSLQAPDLKSLEADKTIAIESTPGSGFYYLSVSMKDEKFANKKVREALRYLIDYDGLDKAVMPYYGKLHQRSLSTGVMGALPDQGYKLDVEKAKALLAEAGYPNGFKTTLRVLSEDPFMKAATAIQNTLAQAGIQAELISGSGDQIYGAMRERNFELLLGRGGGGQQPHPDNNLRSIAYNPNNADDAKLTNYQSWRTSFFDEKLNKMIEEALVERDVAKQTKLYEDLQAYMDEIVMSIQPFSEVIDTAAFRSDIKGMIVSPWLSRFEEVSKER, from the coding sequence ATGAGACATTTTCTTGCAACCGCCGCACTGGGCGCACTGCTGATCGGCGCCGTGCCGCTCAGTGTCTTTGCCGAAACGCCGAAGGACCAGCTCATCGTCGCCACGACCATGAGCAATATTCTGACCCTCGATCCCGCCGCCATTACCGGCCGCGAGACGGTGCAGGTTCTCAACAACATCTATGACACGCTGGTGGTGCTTTCCCCTGAAGATCGCAGCGTCCAGCCCCGCCTTGCCGAACGCTGGGAGATCGCCGAGGACCGGAAATCGATCCGTTTCCACCTGCGCGCCGACGCCAAATTCGCCTCCGGCAACGCCGTGACGGCAAAGGACGTGGCGTGGAGCCTGAAGCGGCTGCTCGCCCGCAATCTGGCGCAATCGTCTTTCCTCAAAACGCGCGGTTTCAAGCTGGAAGAGGCCGACAAGCTCTTCGTTGCCGAAAACGATCAGACCTTCGTGCTCAATATTCCAAAGCCTGATGATCCCAACCTGCTGCTGATGATCCTTGCACAGAATGGTCCGGGCTCGATCATCGACAGCCAGACGGCGCTTGCCAATGAAAAGGACGGCGATCTGGGCGGCGCATGGCTGACGCTCAATTCGGCAGGCTCCGGCCCCTTCAAACTGACCCAGTGGAAATCCAACGAATATATCATCCTCACCCGCAACGATGATTATTGGGGTGAAAAAGCCAAGATGAAGCGCGTCCTGATGCGCCATCTGCCGGAATCGCAATCGCAACGCCTGATGCTGGAAAAGGGCGATATCGATGTCGCCTATTCCCTGCAGGCGCCGGATCTGAAGTCGCTGGAAGCCGACAAGACCATCGCCATCGAATCCACACCCGGCTCCGGTTTTTATTACCTCAGCGTTTCGATGAAGGATGAGAAATTCGCGAACAAGAAGGTGCGCGAGGCCCTGCGTTACCTGATCGATTACGACGGCCTCGACAAGGCGGTCATGCCCTATTACGGCAAGCTGCACCAGCGTTCTCTCAGCACCGGTGTCATGGGCGCGCTGCCCGATCAAGGCTACAAGCTCGATGTCGAAAAAGCCAAGGCGCTTCTGGCTGAAGCCGGTTATCCGAACGGTTTCAAGACGACACTGCGCGTGCTTTCGGAAGACCCCTTCATGAAGGCTGCAACGGCGATCCAGAACACGCTGGCGCAGGCCGGCATTCAGGCCGAGTTGATCAGCGGTTCCGGCGACCAGATTTACGGCGCCATGCGCGAGCGGAACTTCGAACTGCTTCTCGGCCGTGGCGGCGGCGGCCAGCAGCCGCATCCGGACAACAACCTGCGCTCCATCGCCTATAATCCGAACAATGCGGACGACGCCAAACTGACCAACTATCAGAGCTGGCGCACGAGCTTCTTCGATGAGAAGCTGAACAAGATGATCGAGGAAGCCCTTGTCGAACGTGACGTGGCGAAACAGACGAAGCTTTATGAAGACCTGCAGGCCTATATGGACGAGATCGTCATGTCCATTCAGCCCTTCTCGGAAGTCATCGACACCGCCGCTTTCCGCAGTGACATCAAGGGCATGATCGTCAGCCCCTGGCTCTCGCGCTTCGAAGAGGTGAGCAAGGAGCGGTAA
- a CDS encoding mandelate racemase family protein: MIITDVEVRVFRTTTRRHSDSAGHAHPGPAHQVEQAMLTIRTEDGQEGHSFTAPEIVRPHVIEKFVKKVLIGEDHRDRERLWQDLAHWQRGSAAQLTDRTLAVVDCALWDLAGRSLGQPVYKLIGGYRNKVLAYGSIMCGDELEDGLATPEDYGRFAETLVKRGYKGIKLHTWMPPVSWAPDVKMDLKACAAVREAVGPDIRLMIDAFHWYSRTDALALGRGLEKLGFDWIEEPMDEQSLSSYKWLSDNLDIPVVGPESAAGKHWHRAEWIKAGACDILRTGVNDVGGITPALKTMHLAEAFGMECEVHGNTAMNLHVVAATKNCRWYERGLLHPFLEYDDGHDYLKSLSDPMDHDGFVHVPDRPGLGEDIDFTFIDNNRVR; the protein is encoded by the coding sequence ATGATCATCACCGACGTCGAGGTTCGTGTTTTCCGCACGACGACCCGTCGGCACTCGGACAGTGCCGGTCACGCACATCCGGGTCCGGCGCATCAGGTGGAACAGGCCATGCTGACCATCCGCACGGAAGACGGTCAGGAAGGCCACTCCTTCACCGCGCCGGAGATCGTTCGCCCGCATGTGATCGAAAAATTCGTCAAGAAAGTCCTGATCGGCGAAGACCACCGCGACCGGGAACGTCTGTGGCAGGACCTTGCCCACTGGCAACGCGGCTCGGCGGCGCAGCTGACGGACCGCACGCTGGCCGTGGTGGATTGCGCGCTCTGGGACCTTGCCGGTCGCAGCCTCGGGCAACCTGTATACAAGTTGATCGGCGGTTATCGCAACAAGGTGCTCGCCTATGGCTCCATCATGTGCGGCGACGAGCTGGAAGACGGGCTTGCAACCCCTGAAGATTACGGCCGGTTTGCCGAAACGCTGGTGAAGCGCGGCTACAAGGGCATCAAGCTCCACACCTGGATGCCGCCCGTCAGCTGGGCGCCGGATGTGAAGATGGACCTCAAGGCCTGCGCGGCCGTACGCGAGGCGGTCGGCCCCGACATTCGCCTGATGATCGACGCCTTTCACTGGTATTCCCGCACCGATGCGCTGGCGCTGGGTCGCGGCCTTGAAAAGCTCGGCTTCGACTGGATCGAAGAGCCGATGGATGAGCAGTCGCTCTCCTCCTACAAGTGGCTTTCCGACAATCTCGATATTCCCGTCGTCGGCCCGGAAAGTGCGGCCGGCAAGCACTGGCATCGCGCGGAATGGATCAAGGCCGGCGCCTGCGATATTCTCCGCACCGGCGTCAACGATGTCGGTGGCATCACGCCGGCGCTCAAAACCATGCATCTCGCCGAAGCCTTCGGCATGGAATGCGAGGTGCATGGCAATACGGCCATGAATCTTCACGTGGTCGCCGCCACCAAGAATTGCCGCTGGTATGAGCGCGGCCTCTTGCACCCCTTCCTCGAATATGATGACGGCCACGACTATCTGAAGTCGCTGTCCGACCCGATGGATCACGACGGCTTCGTCCACGTTCCCGACCGGCCGGGCCTTGGCGAGGATATCGATTTCACCTTCATCGACAATAACCGGGTGAGGTAG
- a CDS encoding ABC transporter ATP-binding protein, with translation MAVSVETRDLSITFGSGHTALKVLPSVSFRVEPGECFGLVGESGSGKSTVLRCVSMLNDFWSGEILINGRSVRDMPLIERCRTLQMVFQDPYGSLHPRQSVRTVLGESLSIHKLGDREERMRKVITDVGLPVSFLDRFPHQLSGGQRQRVAIARALILEPSLLLLDEPTSALDVSVQAEILNLLQRLREERGFTYIMVTHDLAVVDHMCDRFAVMLRGEITEILPREAIAGNGAAHPYARELIGASLEYEGA, from the coding sequence ATGGCCGTTTCCGTTGAAACCCGAGATCTTTCCATCACCTTCGGCAGCGGCCACACCGCGCTGAAAGTGCTGCCGTCGGTGTCCTTTCGCGTCGAGCCGGGCGAGTGTTTCGGGCTGGTCGGCGAAAGCGGTTCGGGCAAATCCACCGTGCTTCGTTGCGTGTCGATGCTGAATGATTTCTGGAGCGGCGAAATACTCATCAATGGCAGGTCGGTTCGTGACATGCCGCTGATCGAGCGATGCCGCACCCTGCAGATGGTGTTTCAGGATCCCTACGGCTCGCTGCATCCGCGCCAGTCGGTGCGCACCGTTCTTGGGGAATCGCTCTCGATCCACAAGCTCGGCGACCGTGAGGAGCGCATGCGCAAGGTCATCACGGATGTTGGTCTGCCCGTGTCGTTCCTGGACCGCTTCCCGCACCAGCTTTCCGGCGGCCAGCGGCAGCGCGTGGCGATTGCGCGCGCATTGATCCTCGAACCGTCGCTGCTTCTGCTCGACGAACCAACCTCGGCGCTCGATGTCTCCGTGCAGGCGGAAATCCTCAACCTGCTGCAGCGCCTGCGCGAAGAACGCGGCTTCACCTATATCATGGTGACGCACGATCTTGCTGTGGTCGACCACATGTGTGATCGCTTCGCCGTGATGCTGCGCGGTGAAATCACCGAAATCCTGCCGCGCGAAGCCATCGCCGGAAACGGCGCGGCGCATCCCTATGCGCGCGAACTGATAGGCGCCTCGCTCGAATATGAAGGCGCGTGA
- a CDS encoding LLM class flavin-dependent oxidoreductase, which yields MALTVPLPEGPELKGPTDFEDSPLSRAVKQPLMLGLFLNLQDINFSSLPTSNSWTFDYNAELVKRAEELGFEIAFSRTQWLPKGGYDGESSLDSFIALGAMAAVTKSILLISTIHVLYGPLHPLHLAKYGATLDHIAKGRWGINIVTGHRAVEHEMFGWQRIDHDKRYDMAGELFDVLHRLWGETENFSYEGKLNPWAINSGWITPKPAFGRPPLVTATGSPAGIDFAARHSDLVFVTSPGGAHIDSALETLPDHIATIKNRAKAYGRQVKMLINPIIVSRDTEREAIAYADAIEAGKPQSGTRAFATNNYDSDAHAWRGRGDARHKQGRNLGGNIEIIGSPEQVVEQLVGLKKAGIDGVQLNFYDFREDLEYFAERILPLMKEAGLRL from the coding sequence ATGGCGCTGACTGTTCCTTTGCCTGAAGGTCCCGAGCTGAAAGGCCCAACTGATTTCGAAGACAGCCCGCTCAGCCGCGCGGTAAAACAGCCGCTGATGCTGGGACTGTTCCTCAATCTGCAGGATATCAATTTCTCCAGCCTGCCGACCAGCAATAGCTGGACCTTCGATTACAATGCGGAACTGGTGAAGCGGGCGGAAGAGCTTGGTTTCGAAATCGCCTTCAGCCGCACGCAATGGCTGCCCAAGGGCGGATATGATGGCGAATCCTCGCTCGACAGTTTCATTGCGCTGGGCGCCATGGCGGCGGTCACGAAGAGCATTCTGCTGATCTCCACCATCCATGTGCTTTACGGTCCCCTGCACCCGCTTCATCTCGCAAAATATGGCGCGACGCTGGATCATATCGCCAAGGGACGCTGGGGCATCAACATCGTCACGGGCCACCGCGCCGTCGAGCATGAAATGTTCGGCTGGCAGCGGATCGACCATGACAAGCGCTACGATATGGCGGGCGAATTGTTCGATGTGCTTCACCGCCTGTGGGGAGAAACCGAGAACTTCTCCTATGAGGGCAAGTTGAACCCCTGGGCCATCAACAGTGGCTGGATAACGCCGAAGCCCGCCTTTGGCCGCCCGCCGCTGGTGACGGCGACCGGTTCACCGGCCGGTATTGATTTCGCCGCCCGCCATTCCGATCTGGTTTTCGTTACCTCGCCCGGCGGCGCGCATATCGACAGCGCGCTGGAAACGCTTCCCGATCATATCGCCACCATCAAGAACCGCGCCAAGGCCTATGGCCGGCAGGTGAAGATGCTCATCAACCCGATCATCGTCAGCCGTGACACGGAAAGGGAGGCGATCGCCTATGCCGACGCCATTGAGGCCGGAAAACCGCAGTCCGGCACCCGTGCCTTTGCGACCAACAATTACGACAGCGACGCCCATGCCTGGCGCGGCCGCGGCGATGCGCGTCACAAGCAGGGGCGCAATCTCGGTGGCAATATCGAAATCATCGGCTCGCCGGAGCAGGTGGTCGAGCAGCTTGTTGGCCTGAAAAAGGCCGGCATCGATGGCGTGCAGCTGAATTTCTACGATTTCCGCGAAGACCTCGAATATTTCGCTGAGCGCATTCTGCCCTTGATGAAGGAAGCTGGCCTGAGGCTCTGA
- a CDS encoding ABC transporter substrate-binding protein: MADAALRQATHPETVWYTRCPAPTPLSIAVQLGWIEESFAGYGITVSSIRDAADPAIRQSHFDHRLDWSFRQGGNIPPIWAKSGGRQTRLVGLTRTDEFQAVIALPASGITKGGELKGRRIGLPKRPNETIDFQRATSLKGIVSALTVSGLSVAEVELVDLTATEPVLLGPADDRFHGLRRRLPYGEEIAALHRGQIDAFFVKGAEGVTVANLIGAHVVVSTGFHPDPKIRINNGTPRPLTVDARFTDERPDLVADLLATVQRVSGWANDNPAEAVRFIAREIGVSEEAVIAANGADVYRSLRLDLDPAELDALSHFKDFLLEWKFIPDDFDVNDWVDPRALSLLQPAAK; this comes from the coding sequence ATGGCTGATGCGGCCCTTCGCCAAGCAACCCACCCTGAAACAGTCTGGTACACACGTTGCCCGGCGCCCACGCCGCTTTCCATCGCGGTGCAGCTTGGCTGGATCGAGGAGAGTTTCGCCGGCTATGGCATTACCGTTTCCTCCATTCGCGATGCGGCCGACCCGGCCATTCGCCAGAGCCATTTCGATCACCGTCTGGACTGGTCTTTCCGCCAAGGCGGCAATATTCCGCCTATCTGGGCAAAATCCGGCGGACGCCAGACGCGTCTTGTCGGGTTGACAAGGACCGACGAGTTTCAGGCGGTCATAGCCCTGCCAGCCAGCGGGATAACAAAGGGCGGCGAACTGAAGGGCCGGCGCATCGGGCTGCCGAAACGGCCGAACGAAACCATCGACTTCCAGCGCGCGACATCGCTCAAGGGCATCGTATCGGCACTGACCGTTTCCGGCCTTTCCGTCGCGGAGGTCGAGCTGGTCGATCTCACCGCTACCGAGCCAGTGCTGCTCGGGCCGGCTGACGACAGGTTCCATGGCTTGCGCCGCCGGCTGCCCTATGGGGAGGAGATCGCGGCATTGCATCGCGGGCAGATCGATGCGTTTTTTGTCAAGGGAGCGGAAGGCGTCACCGTCGCCAATCTCATTGGCGCGCACGTCGTCGTGTCGACCGGCTTTCACCCCGATCCGAAAATCCGCATCAATAACGGCACGCCACGTCCTTTGACTGTGGATGCCAGATTTACCGATGAAAGGCCCGATCTGGTCGCCGACCTCTTGGCTACGGTACAGCGGGTTTCCGGCTGGGCGAATGATAATCCGGCGGAAGCGGTGCGTTTCATCGCCCGCGAGATCGGTGTCAGCGAGGAAGCGGTTATCGCCGCCAACGGGGCGGATGTGTACCGAAGCCTGAGGCTCGATCTCGATCCGGCGGAGCTGGATGCGCTCAGTCACTTCAAGGATTTCCTGCTGGAATGGAAATTCATCCCTGACGATTTCGATGTGAACGATTGGGTCGATCCGCGCGCCCTTTCTTTACTGCAACCTGCTGCGAAGTGA
- a CDS encoding M20 aminoacylase family protein, with the protein MNIAVDPVKTPAPKILDRIGTYVPELVSIRHDIHQHPEIGFEEVRTSGIVAEKLASWGIEVHRGYGKTGVVGVLHGRHAGNRSIGLRADMDALPMPEETGLPYASVYPGKFHGCGHDVHTTILLGTARYLAETRDFAGTVIFIFQPAEEGLGGARAMIADGLFKDFPVDEIYGLHNSSHAAPNHLKVSPGTILAGADFFDIRLKGRGAHAAHPDVSRDPVPATGELIQALQTIVSRNVPPTDPAVLSITRIEAGSAYNVIPETASIAGTVRAFSDSVRETIRGRIRTISDHIAAAYGLSAEVDIRDIFSVLTNDEASVEIVAGVAREVLGDERVSTEPGRFMGSEDFADLLKHAPGAFFTLGHSGTVPAHNPGFIVDDAILPVGATLFARLVETRLKPA; encoded by the coding sequence GTGAATATTGCCGTCGATCCCGTCAAAACGCCCGCGCCGAAAATCCTCGACCGGATCGGGACCTATGTTCCCGAACTCGTCTCCATCCGCCATGATATTCACCAACATCCGGAAATCGGTTTCGAGGAAGTGCGCACCTCCGGTATCGTTGCTGAAAAACTCGCCTCCTGGGGCATCGAGGTGCATCGCGGATATGGCAAGACCGGCGTGGTCGGCGTGCTGCACGGTCGGCACGCGGGCAACCGTTCCATCGGGCTGAGGGCCGATATGGATGCCCTGCCGATGCCGGAAGAAACCGGGCTGCCCTATGCATCGGTCTATCCCGGCAAGTTCCACGGTTGCGGGCATGATGTGCACACCACCATATTGCTCGGCACTGCCCGCTATCTGGCGGAAACCCGTGATTTTGCCGGCACGGTGATCTTCATTTTCCAGCCCGCCGAGGAAGGTCTGGGTGGCGCACGCGCCATGATCGCCGATGGGTTGTTCAAGGATTTCCCCGTCGATGAGATTTACGGGTTGCACAATTCCTCCCATGCAGCACCGAACCATCTGAAGGTCTCGCCCGGCACCATTCTGGCAGGCGCCGATTTCTTCGATATCCGGCTGAAGGGCAGGGGTGCCCACGCCGCCCACCCGGATGTCTCGCGTGATCCGGTGCCGGCAACGGGAGAACTCATTCAGGCCTTACAGACCATCGTCAGCCGCAATGTGCCGCCGACCGATCCCGCTGTCCTGTCGATCACCCGCATCGAGGCGGGATCGGCCTATAATGTCATTCCCGAAACGGCCTCGATTGCGGGCACGGTGCGGGCCTTCTCCGACAGCGTACGCGAGACCATAAGGGGCCGAATCCGCACGATTTCCGATCACATTGCCGCCGCTTATGGGCTCTCCGCCGAGGTGGATATTCGCGATATATTCTCGGTTTTGACCAATGATGAAGCATCGGTGGAGATCGTTGCCGGAGTGGCGCGCGAGGTTCTCGGAGACGAGCGCGTTTCCACCGAGCCTGGCCGCTTTATGGGTAGCGAGGATTTCGCCGATCTCCTGAAACATGCGCCCGGTGCGTTTTTCACCCTCGGTCATTCCGGCACCGTGCCAGCCCATAATCCCGGTTTCATTGTCGACGATGCAATCTTGCCGGTCGGTGCCACCTTGTTTGCCCGGCTGGTCGAAACCCGGCTGAAGCCTGCCTGA
- a CDS encoding NtaA/DmoA family FMN-dependent monooxygenase (This protein belongs to a clade of FMN-dependent monooxygenases, within a broader family of flavin-dependent oxidoreductases, the luciferase-like monooxygenase (LMM) family, some of whose members use coenzyme F420 rather than FMN.) yields the protein MSTNKRRLNLNVGINTTGYLANAWKYRSGDRHDINDIGYYRRLAELAHKGRFDAVFLSDHPALLTDPTSRPFHTIDPLILSTSLAAQVPDIGFVATVSSTYNSPYNFARRTQSIDIVTGGRLIVNIVSSFNPSVAANFGNDPLPPRNERYAKATEFLDVAKKLWSSWDPRREGEVPEGRFWDAATAETIDHEGQYFHVKGPLNVPRGQQGHPVIAQAGASEGGIDLAARHGEIIYCNILSRPAGQAFGKKVRDRAVSFGRDPSGIRIVPGLVVILGETREEALRKHELYSGTGSEDGLLARFAKENGIDPRDFDPDAKLDAERFIPDQNRQWAVGMGLGLSDLLSHEKLTAREAVRRSEGHHRLLLGTPEEVADGIIDLWQDGTVDGYTLQPPRAPDDIAEFVQQVVPVLQDRGVYPREYEGTTIRDRYGLPQPD from the coding sequence ATGAGCACGAACAAACGCCGGCTCAATCTCAATGTCGGCATCAACACCACCGGATACCTCGCCAATGCCTGGAAATACAGGAGCGGAGACCGGCACGATATCAATGACATCGGCTATTACCGGCGACTGGCGGAACTGGCCCACAAAGGCCGGTTCGACGCCGTGTTCCTTTCGGATCATCCAGCATTACTGACCGACCCGACAAGCCGGCCGTTTCACACCATCGATCCGCTCATCCTCTCCACATCGCTTGCCGCACAGGTGCCGGATATCGGCTTTGTGGCGACGGTGTCCTCCACCTATAATTCGCCCTATAATTTTGCGAGACGAACGCAATCCATCGATATCGTCACCGGCGGCCGGTTGATCGTCAACATCGTCTCCTCCTTCAATCCCAGTGTCGCCGCCAATTTCGGCAACGACCCGCTGCCGCCGCGCAATGAGCGATATGCCAAGGCGACCGAATTTCTCGATGTCGCGAAAAAGCTCTGGTCGAGCTGGGATCCCCGCCGCGAAGGCGAGGTGCCCGAAGGCCGCTTCTGGGATGCAGCTACAGCCGAGACGATCGATCATGAGGGGCAATATTTCCATGTGAAAGGCCCGCTCAACGTGCCGCGCGGACAGCAGGGTCACCCCGTCATTGCCCAGGCCGGCGCTTCCGAAGGCGGCATTGATCTGGCGGCGCGTCACGGCGAGATCATCTATTGCAACATATTGTCCCGCCCCGCCGGCCAGGCCTTTGGCAAAAAGGTCCGTGACCGCGCCGTCTCCTTCGGCCGCGATCCCTCGGGCATCCGCATCGTTCCGGGTCTCGTCGTCATTCTCGGAGAGACGCGTGAGGAAGCGTTGCGCAAACACGAACTTTACAGCGGAACCGGCTCGGAAGACGGTCTTCTGGCACGGTTCGCCAAGGAAAACGGTATCGATCCGCGTGATTTTGATCCCGACGCGAAGCTGGATGCGGAACGCTTCATTCCCGACCAGAACCGGCAATGGGCAGTCGGCATGGGGCTTGGCCTTTCCGATCTGCTGAGCCATGAAAAGCTCACCGCCCGCGAGGCCGTGCGGCGCTCGGAGGGGCACCATCGGCTGCTGCTTGGCACACCGGAAGAGGTGGCGGACGGCATCATCGACCTCTGGCAGGACGGCACGGTTGACGGCTACACATTGCAGCCGCCCCGCGCCCCTGATGATATCGCCGAATTCGTCCAACAAGTCGTGCCGGTGCTTCAGGATCGTGGCGTTTACCCGCGCGAATACGAAGGCACGACTATACGCGACAGATACGGCCTGCCCCAGCCGGACTGA
- a CDS encoding SGNH/GDSL hydrolase family protein: MKTVLAFGDSLTWGADPATGLRHRHEHRWPEVLETELSGKAKVHAEGLGGRTTCYDDHAGPACRNGARALEVALSCHMPLDLVIVMLGTNDIKPVHGGRAEAAVSGMRRLAQIVETFIYKPREAVPKLLIVAPPPCVAGPGGEPAGGRDIEQSMRLAPLYRKLAAELGHHFFDAGSVASASPVDGVHLEAQATAAIGRAIAAPVRDILG; the protein is encoded by the coding sequence ATGAAAACGGTGCTCGCCTTTGGAGACAGTCTCACCTGGGGTGCTGACCCGGCAACGGGTCTGAGGCACCGGCATGAGCATCGCTGGCCGGAGGTGCTGGAAACCGAGCTTTCCGGAAAGGCGAAGGTTCATGCCGAAGGGCTCGGCGGGCGCACCACCTGTTACGACGACCATGCCGGTCCGGCCTGCCGCAACGGCGCGCGGGCGCTGGAAGTCGCGCTTTCGTGCCACATGCCGCTTGATCTCGTCATCGTCATGCTCGGCACCAACGACATCAAACCGGTGCATGGCGGTCGCGCGGAAGCCGCCGTTTCCGGCATGCGGCGGCTGGCGCAGATCGTCGAGACCTTCATCTACAAGCCGCGAGAGGCGGTGCCGAAACTTCTGATCGTCGCACCGCCGCCCTGCGTTGCAGGCCCGGGCGGAGAGCCCGCAGGCGGTCGCGATATCGAACAATCAATGCGACTTGCCCCGCTCTACCGCAAACTCGCCGCCGAACTTGGGCATCACTTCTTCGATGCCGGATCGGTCGCCAGCGCCTCACCGGTGGATGGCGTGCATCTGGAGGCGCAGGCAACGGCCGCGATCGGCCGGGCGATCGCCGCTCCGGTCAGAGACATTCTTGGCTGA
- a CDS encoding LLM class flavin-dependent oxidoreductase → MPLSHISHFAFLVPGNYHDDDPALGLEETLQLFEAGEALGYDSAWVRQRHLERGVSSAATFLAAASQRTKRIGLGTAVIQLGYENPFRLAEDLATVDVLSHGRLNVGVSVGAPPFAHLISDYVDTAPDADFSHARAEKLARALRSEPLSSETEAGNAAGAQVPRLRPFARGLTDRLWYGGGSQNSARWAGKAGFNLLTGNIVSGENTDDFLAAQAALVARFRQEWAHERQPRVALGRVILPTDSASPATRRRYTEFAAERDKRTHTPHGARRTLFLPDIVGTTDEILGKLSRDPVLPHVSEFRLELPYEFQPEDYRQIVTDFASVVPQLSGGRPVLKVATAQ, encoded by the coding sequence ATGCCCCTTTCCCATATCTCCCACTTCGCCTTTCTGGTTCCCGGCAATTATCATGATGATGATCCAGCGCTGGGGCTGGAGGAAACCCTGCAGCTTTTCGAAGCCGGGGAGGCGCTGGGTTATGACAGCGCCTGGGTTCGCCAGCGCCATCTGGAACGCGGCGTGTCCTCGGCTGCCACCTTTCTCGCAGCGGCGTCGCAGCGCACGAAGCGGATCGGGCTCGGCACCGCCGTCATCCAGCTCGGTTACGAGAACCCTTTCCGGCTGGCCGAAGATCTCGCCACCGTAGATGTGCTGTCACACGGACGGCTGAATGTCGGCGTTTCCGTGGGCGCGCCGCCTTTCGCCCATCTGATTTCGGATTACGTCGATACGGCACCCGATGCGGATTTCAGCCATGCCCGTGCCGAAAAGCTCGCCAGGGCCTTGAGATCGGAACCGCTGTCCAGCGAAACGGAGGCGGGCAATGCGGCGGGCGCGCAGGTGCCGCGCCTTCGGCCCTTTGCCAGGGGTTTGACCGACCGGCTGTGGTATGGCGGCGGATCGCAGAATTCCGCGCGCTGGGCGGGGAAGGCGGGCTTTAATCTCCTGACCGGCAATATCGTCAGCGGTGAAAATACCGATGATTTTCTGGCGGCACAGGCGGCCCTCGTTGCCCGCTTCCGGCAGGAATGGGCGCATGAGCGCCAGCCGCGCGTCGCACTCGGTCGCGTGATCCTGCCGACGGACAGCGCCAGCCCGGCGACCCGCCGCCGTTATACCGAATTTGCGGCTGAGCGTGACAAGCGCACGCATACGCCGCATGGTGCGCGCCGCACGCTTTTTCTGCCTGATATCGTCGGGACGACGGATGAAATTCTGGGGAAGCTGTCGCGCGATCCCGTTCTGCCGCATGTCTCGGAATTCCGTCTGGAACTGCCCTATGAATTCCAGCCGGAAGACTATCGCCAGATCGTGACGGATTTCGCGTCCGTCGTGCCGCAGCTTTCCGGCGGGCGGCCCGTTTTGAAAGTGGCGACAGCTCAATAG